The following are from one region of the Gemmatimonadota bacterium genome:
- a CDS encoding DHH family phosphoesterase, with protein sequence MFRLFSELRECPLPFGETPFTRNHARDLFSKGPTAGIVMKTTEMSRTRLKRLLRAFDGANRILILTHDYPDPDSVASALALRRILERRTRAEVDIAYGGTVGRAENQALIRAVRSGLKPVEEVDFSTYCGFALVDTQPRSGNNSLPSGRVPQVVIDHHPIRRETRRAAFHDIRTRFGATATMMLEYLRAARLRLDPDLATALFYGIKAETQSLSREASRRDRDAYVALFPHVDFRKISDIEHAGVSREYFGLMGHALSHSVLYGDVSVTSLGKISNPDFCAEFCDMILRLDSVRWALCMGQVNGMVALSLRTRVRSGHAGRTIARVVGKEGKAGGHGMMAGGIAHLDRFTPSTYARARDILTLRFLEKMDAIGRKPEDLLTPSLSTDRSGVSKNRARKQVVKKLSASSSRGA encoded by the coding sequence ATGTTCCGTCTGTTTTCGGAACTTCGTGAATGCCCGCTTCCCTTCGGGGAAACGCCGTTCACCCGGAATCACGCACGGGATCTCTTCTCGAAAGGACCGACGGCAGGAATCGTCATGAAGACCACCGAGATGAGCCGGACCCGACTGAAGCGCCTGCTCCGCGCATTCGACGGCGCCAACAGAATACTCATCCTGACGCACGACTACCCGGACCCGGACTCCGTGGCCAGCGCACTTGCGCTTCGTCGCATACTGGAGAGGCGAACCCGCGCCGAGGTGGATATCGCCTACGGTGGAACGGTCGGCCGCGCGGAGAATCAAGCGCTGATCCGCGCCGTGCGCTCCGGTCTGAAACCGGTGGAAGAGGTGGACTTCTCGACCTATTGCGGCTTCGCGCTCGTCGACACGCAGCCCCGGAGCGGAAACAACTCGCTGCCGTCCGGACGCGTACCGCAAGTGGTCATCGACCACCACCCCATTCGCCGGGAGACTCGCCGCGCCGCCTTCCACGACATCCGCACCCGCTTCGGCGCCACGGCCACCATGATGCTGGAGTACCTTCGCGCCGCCCGCCTCCGGCTGGACCCGGACCTGGCCACCGCGCTCTTCTACGGAATCAAAGCGGAGACGCAAAGCCTCAGCCGGGAAGCCTCACGCAGGGACCGCGACGCCTATGTCGCGCTTTTCCCGCATGTGGACTTCCGCAAGATCTCCGACATCGAACACGCGGGCGTCTCCCGGGAGTACTTCGGGCTGATGGGACACGCGCTGTCTCACTCCGTCCTCTACGGGGATGTCTCCGTCACTTCGCTGGGGAAGATCTCCAACCCGGACTTCTGCGCCGAGTTCTGCGACATGATTCTGCGACTGGACTCCGTGCGCTGGGCGCTCTGCATGGGCCAGGTGAACGGCATGGTGGCCCTGTCGCTCCGAACCAGGGTCCGCTCCGGCCATGCGGGACGGACCATTGCCCGGGTGGTCGGCAAGGAAGGAAAGGCGGGCGGACACGGAATGATGGCGGGTGGGATCGCCCATCTGGATCGATTCACCCCCTCCACTTACGCCCGCGCACGAGATATCCTGACGCTCCGATTCCTGGAGAAAATGGACGCAATCGGAAGAAAACCCGAGGATCTCTTGACCCCATCCCTCTCAACCGATAGATCAGGGGTGTCGAAGAACAGGGCAAGGAAGCAAGTCGTCAAGAAACTGTCTGCCTCCTCCTCCCGGGGGGCGTGA
- the ptsP gene encoding phosphoenolpyruvate--protein phosphotransferase codes for MERKHTLLHGKTIHDGTAIGAAEIRLEDPSVVPSFVLESETDVEAEIVRFREALEAADQDAEADLDWARGILSQNESEIFAAQRMILRDPTLLTSVETAIRETRTNAARAVRHRFDQIRVKLELSSSEIIRNRVIDMTDAERLILSHLGGRSPRDQTDTEPVRDSRVILVTDNPPPSLLARMDPDRIAGILCEQGGQMGHVAVLARALDLPALIQVEGLLAQVRDGDLLIIEADEAQVLINPAEEALESARENLRRRRLLAPPAPSDPRGHRRTADGRRIYLLGNAGARRDIHNAAQVDADGIGLYRTEFFYLSRTTIPTEAELVEEYSDAACAFTQDPVDIRLLDLGSDKHLPGTRLLHERNPALGLRSLRFLQENPALLRTQIRAVLQAAADGPVRLLLPMVSGVDDIRRIRSLVHDLHEDLRREGIRHSPDLPVGAMIEHPAGVALAPEIFAESDFISIGSNDLAQYILAVDRDAAHLAAYYDPCHPAVLRALAHLSALSLETGTPLSVCGEIAGDPSLTALLVGLGVERLSMAPQWILPVGLVLASVDAAEWRTVADRAVSLATTREIRTLIREAESG; via the coding sequence ATGGAACGAAAACACACCCTCCTCCACGGAAAAACGATCCACGACGGCACCGCCATCGGCGCAGCCGAGATCCGCCTGGAGGATCCTTCCGTCGTTCCCTCGTTTGTGCTGGAGTCCGAGACGGATGTCGAAGCCGAAATCGTGCGGTTCCGGGAGGCGCTGGAGGCTGCGGATCAGGACGCCGAGGCGGATCTCGACTGGGCCAGGGGCATTCTCTCCCAGAACGAATCCGAGATCTTCGCGGCCCAGCGCATGATCCTCCGCGACCCGACGCTCCTGACCTCCGTGGAGACCGCCATCCGCGAAACCCGCACCAATGCGGCCCGAGCCGTCCGACACCGCTTCGATCAGATCCGCGTGAAACTGGAGCTTTCGTCCAGCGAGATCATCCGAAACCGAGTGATCGACATGACGGACGCGGAGCGGCTGATTCTCTCCCATCTGGGCGGCCGATCTCCCCGGGACCAGACCGACACCGAACCCGTGCGCGACAGCCGGGTCATCCTCGTCACGGACAACCCGCCGCCGAGCCTTCTCGCCCGGATGGACCCGGACCGCATCGCGGGAATCCTGTGCGAGCAGGGCGGGCAGATGGGCCATGTCGCGGTTCTCGCCCGCGCGCTGGACCTCCCCGCGCTCATTCAGGTGGAAGGCCTCCTGGCGCAGGTGCGCGACGGGGATCTGCTCATCATCGAGGCGGACGAAGCACAGGTCCTCATCAACCCGGCGGAAGAAGCGCTGGAGTCCGCAAGAGAGAACCTCCGCCGCCGGAGGCTCCTCGCGCCTCCCGCCCCGTCCGATCCACGCGGGCATCGCCGGACCGCCGACGGGCGCCGGATCTACCTTCTCGGAAACGCCGGTGCCCGGAGGGACATCCACAACGCGGCGCAGGTGGACGCGGACGGGATCGGGCTGTACCGCACGGAGTTCTTCTACCTCTCGCGGACGACCATCCCCACCGAAGCCGAACTGGTCGAAGAGTACTCGGACGCGGCGTGTGCCTTTACGCAGGACCCCGTGGACATCCGGCTTCTGGATCTCGGCAGCGACAAGCACCTCCCCGGAACGCGACTCCTCCACGAACGGAACCCGGCGCTCGGGCTTCGCTCCCTCCGCTTCCTTCAGGAGAACCCCGCGCTGCTTCGCACCCAGATCCGCGCCGTGCTTCAGGCCGCCGCCGACGGACCGGTGCGCCTTCTGCTCCCCATGGTCTCCGGCGTGGACGACATCCGACGCATCCGCTCGCTTGTCCACGACCTTCACGAGGACCTTCGCCGCGAAGGAATCCGCCACTCCCCGGACCTCCCCGTCGGGGCGATGATCGAACACCCCGCGGGCGTCGCGCTGGCACCGGAGATTTTCGCCGAGTCGGACTTTATCTCGATCGGGAGCAACGATCTCGCGCAGTACATCCTCGCGGTCGACCGGGATGCGGCCCACCTCGCGGCCTACTACGACCCCTGCCACCCGGCCGTGCTCCGGGCGCTGGCGCACCTGAGCGCGCTCTCCCTGGAGACAGGCACCCCGCTGTCGGTCTGCGGGGAGATCGCGGGAGACCCGTCTCTGACGGCGCTGCTCGTGGGACTGGGCGTGGAGAGGCTCTCGATGGCACCGCAGTGGATCCTCCCCGTGGGACTGGTGCTGGCCTCGGTGGACGCGGCCGAGTGGCGGACCGTGGCCGACCGCGCCGTCTCCCTGGCCACGACCCGCGAAATCCGCACCCTCATCCGAGAGGCGGAGTCCGGCTGA
- a CDS encoding cob(I)yrinic acid a,c-diamide adenosyltransferase produces MDLRIYTRTGDTGETSLIGGRRVGKHDPRISVCGDLDELSASMGAALAELPEGHDLRDEVDRVQEDLFGIGAEVAAPGAEAGRMLRDERVAALEASIDAMESGLEKLTGFLLPGGGKAGAALHVSRTVCRRAERSLVGLSSGDDGGVRPAILGYMNRLSDWLFVAARRVNREEGSPERTGSSGNPDGGPG; encoded by the coding sequence ATGGACTTGCGAATCTACACCCGGACCGGAGACACGGGGGAGACCTCGCTCATCGGAGGACGACGCGTAGGCAAGCACGATCCGCGGATCTCGGTCTGTGGAGACCTCGATGAACTGAGTGCATCGATGGGTGCGGCTCTAGCCGAACTGCCGGAGGGGCACGATCTCCGGGACGAAGTGGATCGAGTGCAGGAGGACCTGTTTGGAATCGGCGCGGAGGTGGCGGCTCCGGGCGCGGAGGCCGGGAGGATGTTGCGAGACGAGCGGGTTGCCGCGCTGGAGGCGTCGATCGACGCGATGGAGAGCGGACTTGAGAAGCTGACCGGCTTCCTGCTTCCAGGCGGAGGGAAGGCGGGGGCGGCGTTGCATGTGTCGCGAACGGTTTGTCGCCGCGCGGAGCGGTCGCTGGTCGGGCTGTCCTCCGGAGACGATGGCGGCGTGCGCCCCGCGATTCTCGGTTACATGAACCGGCTGTCCGACTGGCTGTTTGTTGCGGCACGCCGGGTGAATCGGGAGGAAGGGTCTCCCGAACGCACAGGGAGCAGCGGGAACCCGGACGGTGGACCGGGGTAG
- a CDS encoding MotA/TolQ/ExbB proton channel family protein produces MKSGPVGQTILAGLLLLSGYSWAVIVSKIRALRHAEDGIAAFLQRFHASGVEWLRSGSSDAGREGSLARVYQAGAAAYRNQLQIAGAYDALGADRVEATLDAEVAESVAELERGLTVLAVLASASPFVGLFGTVWGIMNAFRGMSSEGSAGIAAVAPGVAEALITTVAGLAVAIPAVVAYNLLNRRVRLLELKLDRFIPEFLDGAALASRGSSPGHSAEDDGAPVFASHDPRGAR; encoded by the coding sequence ATGAAATCCGGTCCGGTGGGGCAGACGATTCTCGCCGGTCTGCTACTCCTGTCCGGGTACTCCTGGGCGGTGATCGTTTCGAAGATCCGCGCGCTTCGTCACGCCGAGGACGGGATTGCCGCTTTCCTCCAGCGCTTTCATGCCTCCGGGGTGGAGTGGTTGCGTTCGGGAAGTTCGGACGCAGGCCGCGAGGGCTCTCTTGCGCGTGTGTATCAGGCCGGGGCCGCCGCCTATCGCAATCAGTTGCAGATTGCCGGAGCCTACGACGCTCTCGGCGCGGATCGCGTGGAAGCCACGCTGGACGCGGAAGTAGCCGAGTCTGTCGCGGAGTTGGAAAGGGGGCTCACCGTTCTGGCTGTTCTTGCGAGCGCGTCTCCATTTGTCGGGCTGTTCGGCACGGTGTGGGGGATCATGAATGCGTTTCGCGGGATGAGTTCAGAAGGCAGCGCGGGAATCGCAGCGGTGGCTCCCGGGGTTGCGGAGGCGCTCATCACCACCGTGGCGGGCCTGGCGGTCGCGATCCCGGCGGTCGTTGCGTACAACCTGCTCAATCGGCGGGTGCGTCTCCTGGAGCTCAAGCTGGATCGTTTCATCCCGGAGTTTCTGGACGGTGCCGCGCTGGCGTCGCGCGGGTCTTCGCCCGGCCATTCCGCTGAAGACGACGGCGCTCCTGTTTTCGCCAGCCACGATCCGCGAGGCGCGCGATGA